The genomic stretch agacatgaATAGAGAGGTAGTGTGAGATGtagacagaaaaagacagagagcccaaaacactgacagacatgcagagagacacatgaaaaaagagagatgtagatagaaaaagacagagaaacaaaacgatggatagatagaaagacagacagacctgCAGAGAGACtcatgaaaagagagagatgtaaatagaaaaagacagacaaacaaaaacacgtctagacagaaagacagacagcagGCACCAGACAAGTCTGGAAGACTatagagacaaagagaaaaaaagatgtagcacgagagacagaaaaagaggtGTCTTAGTGAATGATGTCAGAGATCTAGCAAGGCTGGTGACTGTCACACAGTGATGATGTCACACCCGAGTCTGTGAGGATGACAAAGTTCTCGCTGGTGTCACTGTCTAAGGAGAGGCCATCGTCAGCCACGCTGGTGTCCATGAGCATGCTGTCACAGGAACTCTGGGAAAGGGAGTGTTTGAGGGGTGGCAGACGCAGAGCAGAATCGTCTGgttccctacacacacacacacacacacacacacacacacacacacacacacacacacacacacacacacacactgcgtgacggcgtttctggatcatgttaaCGCAcggttacatttttaataacacttactttttgcatccatcaaattcaaaatgaccttactGTGtccttaaaattataaatgttttcagtttaaacatttcgTATGTTTACTACGTTCTATTGCGAATAAAttgtgggtttatgagatttattATCCACCAGCTGCACTCCTAGCTACAACCTTCCTCATCTCTCTGCTTACCTGCTCTGAGTGCTGAAGATTTTGCTCATGGCAGATCCCCGGCTCAGCATGCTGAACGCGTCTTTAGTGATGTTCAGCGCCCCCTTGGTGAGGTCCAGGGAAGCACTGAGAGCGTCTTTAGTCACGTCTTTGGTCACACTGAGCGCATTCGACAGCTCCCCCTCCAGGCTGACCATGGAGGTGCTGGGATTCTGCACTATCGCAGGAGACATTCGCAGAAAGGTCGTGACCTGCGACTCGCCTCCCTGCCCTCTCTCTTCGTCCAATCCCTCTTCGACAGCCTCGCGTGCCTCCTCTACAGACTCCACCCCCACTCCGTCACACTCTGCCTCATCCTGCTCTAGCGCTTTCTCCGTGCTTCCTACGATCCCGCTGTCCGGGCGCGTTGGCGAGAGATCCGAGTCCGTGAGGCTTTGTGTGTCCGTTTCCTCTGgcgcttcttcttcttcgtccgTTTTCCCAACAAGCGGGGGAAGAAGTAAACCGATCTCCAGCACCTCCAAGTTGAGTGATACACACACCGTCGGAGGAGGGGGAGTTTCGGTCTTTGAGCTCGGAAAGCGATCGAGGTCGGAGGCTAACCTCGTGAGGTAATCCTTCATCCGGAGCAGAGCAACGTACTGATAATGACTGAGCCACATTCGGATCGGGGTGATGCTCTGAACCAGGAAGTGGACGGATGCTGACGGAGGGTCGTGATTGGATGTTTTTTCGGTGTACGTCGCTCCCTCCTGACTCAGGGACCTCGTTAAAGCTTGCGGGCGGCACATCCATACGCATGCAGCGAACGGCTCCATGAACGCCGGTGCTTTGCCTCCGTGCCGTGCACCCTCGAAACACCCCGCTGCTTGAGACAGGCTGAGACTCCATACATCCCGTGAACGTGGAAGTGAGAGCGAGGGATCGGACTTCAGGAACCCTGGAGGGAGAGGGTGCAAAGTGTTCCGGTCACGAGGAAAATCAGCGGCCGGCGAGGGCCGGAAAAACGCCTGAGCAGCGAAAGACGAGAACGTGGACTCGAGGTCGGCAAAAGACGAGTGAGGAGAGTGATGCGTGTTGCTCAGAAATGCCTGAGAGAGCGTGAAACACAGAGCATGTGGACGATCGGGGTGGTCCAAGATGGAGGAGTCGAGAGGAACGATCAGCTACGgagaaattgtttttaaaataaatatgacaaTCAGATGAAGCGAGTGCTTAAAGCGAAATATCTTGAAGCAAATCTTACCTTGAGCTGTGTGGCGTCCACTCGGACATCCACGTGTTCCTCGCTCTTGCTGCTGTCCTGCAGGTGATAAAAGGCTTTCACCTGCTCCAGAGTCGTCAGCAAGCCACGACAAAACACGTACATCCATAACACACTTGCGGCGTCGACACACAGCTGCAAACCGTTCAGCTGACCGTACAGATTAGAGCAGGGCACTGCAGAAAGACAGgacagacaaaaacagacagaaagtaaagaggaggcgagagagagagagagagagagagagagagagagagagagagagagagagagagagagagagccttgTTAGCATGTTTATCATAGAGCTTGTAGTCAACTTTCTAACTATAGCGTATTAGCATGAAGGTTAACAATGTTATacattgatttttaaaaaagatatcattattagtagatgagcaacttttattatttagaaagtgaccaatatttgatatgtagatcgatttctccttgCTAAACTCTTCCTCACAGCACCGCTGTGCGAATAGACGTGTCACAGCACTACAGAgactgaggcgtgtcctgagagtcacatagactacagattaacatggcagaggtagagctgtgttTTCCTGAAGACATaccaggaaaagaacatctggtttgattttatctttttttttttttgcactacaaaggcctgtttgtgaaagggccatgcgttaaaAGCGGCAATTCAAGAAAGTAAatggatgatttgctgtctgtctgaaccaaaagaTATAAGAGAGACCGATATGGTACAGATTGAATTGCATAGTATAAAATTTGTCTCACTGCAACGTGTTGCATTAAATCGAAATAAGATCGCACCGCATTGTAATAGAGGCGAATCGTATCGcgtcgcatcggtagctgcttcatatgcgTCTttaatgtatctttaatgtgaAAGTTGAAGTCGTTCACAGCTGGGGTGAATTGATGTATGCGTGTCGACCGCCATTGCCtgtacacgcatacacacatgcacgaGACCTGTTCGGTTAGATATTATGGTTTGAgtcataatataaaattatttgaaagtaaaaaaaaaaataaataaaataaaaaaaaatgaaaaaagatatttgacattAAAGTGTTGTGAAGTTAAAGCAAAAGTATCCCCAAAAAAACatcagtaaagaaaagaaaaagtgtagtcTGAAATatgatgtgtgtacttttgccatctctggcaaaggatcctacacaattgtgtgactTGAGGATGAACCACAGATGcctggagaagtcaggtgtcccaatacttttgtccatatagtgtggaTTGAGGAGGCCCTGATATCTCTATGGGAAGAGTCCTGTTCTTGTTATGTTTGTAGTAAACTAAAAACTAACCTGTAGTGACCTTTATAACGTACATGAAGTTAGAGTGTACTCACAATGACTTCCTGTTCCTGGGGGAGGGATTCTGTTTCTCAATCCTGTATCTGAATCAgtatatacaaattaaaataaaataataataaaataaacaaacgcaAGTGCAGTGAAATAAAAGAGGTACCGGGTCCTGCAGCGCTGTGAGGGAAGTAGTACTCGGTAAACTGCAGGTGGATCGCAGGTGTGTTCTCCGCCATGTTCAGCACTTTGCGATTACATGATAAAAGCGACTGGGTTTTCTTGCTGTGACGCCCCCTGATGGACACCTGAGACAACAAAGAGGCAGAAAACACTGAGAAATAAGAGCTGAGGGACAACACAGGGATAAATAGAggacgtctgtgtgtgtgtgtgtgtgtgtgtgtgtgtgtgtgtgtgtgtgtgtgtgtgtgtgtgtctagtaGCAGTGAGTCACAGATATATCTGAGGTTCCGCGTTTAGTTCTTCTAAACTTCCTGacatgtaagagagagaaaaagagacagagagagggaagggaagaaaaagaggaaaagagatagagaaagtatctcttttcctctttcaggAAGTTCAGAAGAAGTTCAGAAGAACTAAATTAGGTAGGAgtgaaagataaagagagaaaggaaaataataaaggtTAAGAAAGAGAGGGGAAGAGTTAGCATAGGAAACAAGAGAgtgagggggagagagaaataaagagagaaagagtaagaaaGGGCAAGAGAGATAAATATTAAGAAAAGGGAGATatagaagagaaagagagagccagagagaaaagaaatgaagagatgggagagaaggaaaagaaaagaaataaaaagagatagtgagagagaaataaaagaaaagaaagaaagaaagaaagaaagaaagaaagaaagaaagaaagagataaaaagaaaaaaaaaggcagagggAAAAGTAGAAACaagaagtaagaaagaaagaacaagagagactaaaagaaaaagactaagtaaaagataaagagagtgacgaagagagagagagagaggtaggtaggcagaaaaacagaaaaagccCCACATGTTCAGTAGTAATCCCTCACTCATTTTGTTTCTCTTCCTACTTCTCTCTTCTGAATGTTCCCTCTATCTTTTCTGTGATTACAAACTCTTTCActtctctgttctgtttgtCATACTGACTCACTCAGTCACCAGAGGAGAGAAGGGTGGAGAGAAACTTCTACACACAGACAGGTGGAAAacgagtattttttttattttattttaaacaaaagatcAAAAAGTTAAACAATTTGCAAAATATTTCGCAGCCTTCTTTGCTCGTAATTACCAGGGAAGCCAATATAAACAAAGGGCACTGTGGGTAAAGCAACAGACAGAAACGAACGGACACGAGACAGTCCCATGCTTTCGAGATTGGAATTACAATCAGATATTAGTCTATTGCTGAACGATAAAGGGGCGGAGCTAAAAAGAAACCCGAAACCCCCAGTGGAAAAGTGTCTCATCGTCCCCCTGGAACGTTTAATTATTTCTTACCATTTCTAAATGAAACCtatgactgtgtgtgagtgtgtttgtgtgtgtgtgaattgacAGAAACCTGACGGATGTCCAGATCGTCCACTCGGATCACCATGCAGCTGGAGCGGAGGTTCTTCAAAGCCGAACTGTCATCAGGGTTTGGAACGGACTCATCTCCTTACATAAAACAATCGGCATCCTTTCATCAGTTCACAAAAACCTCCACACTCATACTTCTGTGAAACATTTCTGCTTTTTCTCACTGTGCATTTTTCGACCCGGAGACTGTGCGTTAGGATCACGAGGTTCGGATGGAGGTTGGGGAAATCCTGAGCTCTCCAGTTTCTTCTGAAAATCCTGTAGCAGTTTGGATGCCCATTGAGTGCGAGAGTCCAGAGCGCTACAGTGACGCTCCCAATGTCGACAGCCATCACCtgtacacgcatacacacaagCACGAGACCTGTTCGGTTAGATATTATGGTTTAtagtataaaattattttaaaacatttaagactattaggctgaaataaatgtaatagaaaatatattaataaattaataggTGAGGCTGAAAAGGTATCCACTTACCTGGTCTGTGGAAGGGGTAATAATCAAAACCCAGTTTACGGAAGGTCAGCTGCATTGCACCCTGGGAGCCTGGAATAGGGGGTTCACCTAAAAAATAATGGTCAAATATTGAGACATCGCCTATTAAACCTGGTCACTTAATGGACCCAAGCAAATAACTTTTATGCCGTTTGGACTAGGACAAAATGTCTCTGATTACAAGCAGGTAATTAGAGCAGGTGGGTTCAGGTGAAGAAATCAGCACTAGTTATTAGTCTCCGTAAGTGTACGATTGGACGAATAAAAAGGTGTAGTCAAAACTCAAAACTGTACTCAGGTTAGGTAATCAGGACAGccaggtgtgttgtggtgaggtACATGTGGCCACACATATTGGAGTGAGGTAAATAAAGCCAGTTAAATAAATGCaagtgtgttggtgtgatgtAAGGCCAGATGTGCTGGAGTGAGGTAAAATAAGCCATGTTTGTAGGAGGGAGTTAAATAAGGTCAGGTATGTTGGGAGTGAAGTAAATAAGGTCGGATGTGTTGGATTGAGGTAAATAAGTCAGGTGTATTTGAGTGAGGTAAATGAGGCTAGGTGTGTTGGAGTGAGGTAAATTTAAAGCCAGATGTGTTGGTGTGGTGTAAGATAAGTAAGGCCAAGATGTGTTGAAGTGAGACCGGGTGTGTTGGAGTGAGGTAAATATAACGCTATTAGTAATTGAGGTAAACATAAACCCAGGTGTGTTGGAATGAGGTAAATGTGGCCAGGTGTGTTGGAGTGAGGTAAGTAAGCAGGTGTTTTGGAGTGAGGTAAAAAGGACAGATGTGTCTGGGTGAGGTAAATGTGGCCAGGTATGTTGGAGTGAGGTAAGTAAGCAGGTGTCTTGGAGTGAGGTAAAAAGGACAGATGTGTCCGGGTGAGGTAAATGTGGACAGGTATGTTGGAGTGAGGTGAATGTGGCCAAGTGTGTTAAAGTGAGGTAAATAAGCAGGTTTCTTGGAGTGAGGTAAAGAGGACAGATGTGTCTGGGTGATGTAAATGTGGCCAGGTATGTTGGAGTGAGGTAAATGTGGCCA from Silurus meridionalis isolate SWU-2019-XX chromosome 16, ASM1480568v1, whole genome shotgun sequence encodes the following:
- the uhrf1bp1 gene encoding UHRF1-binding protein 1 isoform X2, which codes for MAGIIKKQILKHLSRFTKNLSPDKINLSTLKGEGQLSNLELDEEVLQNMLDLPTWLSISRVYCNKAAIRIQWTKLKTSPICLFLDKVEVEMMTCEEPRPPNGPSPIAITAGQSEYGFAEKVVEGMSVIINSIVIKVKSRAFHASFELWQLQGFSLNPKWQKSDLRYTRITHPKRGEVLTFKEINWQSLRIEADAIESEEQDLGTTPIRLITNQGRIRIALKRRVKDCNVLASKLLFILDDLLWVLTDSQLKAVIHYAKSLSEAMEKSAQQRKSMETVPSSPGPRPPWPEPHPVSLATPNTLAQYFDQYDVKESSYHTFISRLDLHICNDSSLSETGEPPIPGSQGAMQLTFRKLGFDYYPFHRPGDGCRHWERHCSALDSRTQWASKLLQDFQKKLESSGFPQPPSEPRDPNAQSPGRKMHRDESVPNPDDSSALKNLRSSCMVIRVDDLDIRQVSIRGRHSKKTQSLLSCNRKVLNMAENTPAIHLQFTEYYFPHSAAGPVPCSNLYGQLNGLQLCVDAASVLWMYVFCRGLLTTLEQVKAFYHLQDSSKSEEHVDVRVDATQLKLIVPLDSSILDHPDRPHALCFTLSQAFLSNTHHSPHSSFADLESTFSSFAAQAFFRPSPAADFPRDRNTLHPLPPGFLKSDPSLSLPRSRDVWSLSLSQAAGCFEGARHGGKAPAFMEPFAACVWMCRPQALTRSLSQEGATYTEKTSNHDPPSASVHFLVQSITPIRMWLSHYQYVALLRMKDYLTRLASDLDRFPSSKTETPPPPTVCVSLNLEVLEIGLLLPPLVGKTDEEEEAPEETDTQSLTDSDLSPTRPDSGIVGSTEKALEQDEAECDGVGVESVEEAREAVEEGLDEERGQGGESQVTTFLRMSPAIVQNPSTSMVSLEGELSNALSVTKDVTKDALSASLDLTKGALNITKDAFSMLSRGSAMSKIFSTQSREPDDSALRLPPLKHSLSQSSCDSMLMDTSVADDGLSLDSDTSENFVILTDSESARPNGTPVHSVRTDGGSSADLSSSLSHSTEDMSQDMVCVLLVSVRAVRSLMELRGQDAVVAMEVRSVTPKQLGNQRVVDLQTLSHGALSLPMSPVSRAPVVCLRMEAGPGAGRHCCTAESTGFVEVCVHGCEAELLTSTINTLGPFMEDELNSEGQPIRISIHNTRITLKDDGPRVYPTAPQAVPISFVLDGLVLERLDDAILTVRPTGSQLDKACCGPEGDDKALRAELADVHSALSSALSDRERLLQEIRKYDPSFTI
- the uhrf1bp1 gene encoding UHRF1-binding protein 1 isoform X1, with amino-acid sequence MAGIIKKQILKHLSRFTKNLSPDKINLSTLKGEGQLSNLELDEEVLQNMLDLPTWLSISRVYCNKAAIRIQWTKLKTSPICLFLDKVEVEMMTCEEPRPPNGPSPIAITAGQSEYGFAEKVVEGMSVIINSIVIKVKSRAFHASFELWQLQGFSLNPKWQKSDLRYTRITHPKRGEVLTFKEINWQSLRIEADAIESEEQDLGTTPIRLITNQGRIRIALKRRVKDCNVLASKLLFILDDLLWVLTDSQLKAVIHYAKSLSEAMEKSAQQRKSMETVPSSPGPRPPWPEPHPVSLATPNTLAQYFDQYDVKESSYHTFISRLDLHICNDSSLSETGEPPIPGSQGAMQLTFRKLGFDYYPFHRPGDGCRHWERHCSALDSRTQWASKLLQDFQKKLESSGFPQPPSEPRDPNAQSPGRKMHRDESVPNPDDSSALKNLRSSCMVIRVDDLDIRQVSIRGRHSKKTQSLLSCNRKVLNMAENTPAIHLQFTEYYFPHSAAGPDTGLRNRIPPPGTGSHLPCSNLYGQLNGLQLCVDAASVLWMYVFCRGLLTTLEQVKAFYHLQDSSKSEEHVDVRVDATQLKLIVPLDSSILDHPDRPHALCFTLSQAFLSNTHHSPHSSFADLESTFSSFAAQAFFRPSPAADFPRDRNTLHPLPPGFLKSDPSLSLPRSRDVWSLSLSQAAGCFEGARHGGKAPAFMEPFAACVWMCRPQALTRSLSQEGATYTEKTSNHDPPSASVHFLVQSITPIRMWLSHYQYVALLRMKDYLTRLASDLDRFPSSKTETPPPPTVCVSLNLEVLEIGLLLPPLVGKTDEEEEAPEETDTQSLTDSDLSPTRPDSGIVGSTEKALEQDEAECDGVGVESVEEAREAVEEGLDEERGQGGESQVTTFLRMSPAIVQNPSTSMVSLEGELSNALSVTKDVTKDALSASLDLTKGALNITKDAFSMLSRGSAMSKIFSTQSREPDDSALRLPPLKHSLSQSSCDSMLMDTSVADDGLSLDSDTSENFVILTDSESARPNGTPVHSVRTDGGSSADLSSSLSHSTEDMSQDMVCVLLVSVRAVRSLMELRGQDAVVAMEVRSVTPKQLGNQRVVDLQTLSHGALSLPMSPVSRAPVVCLRMEAGPGAGRHCCTAESTGFVEVCVHGCEAELLTSTINTLGPFMEDELNSEGQPIRISIHNTRITLKDDGPRVYPTAPQAVPISFVLDGLVLERLDDAILTVRPTGSQLDKACCGPEGDDKALRAELADVHSALSSALSDRERLLQEIRKYDPSFTI